In the Sandaracinaceae bacterium genome, one interval contains:
- a CDS encoding ParA family protein, protein MSNPAGAIVAVVSEKGGVGKSTIAASLAAHWHNLGLKVLAVDLDPQGTLQDWAAIAEANGVDGPAVIGIADTVRSAVPPLAQSHDITVLDCPGRMGRRLAGALMIADCAVVPVPPGAPDAWALGRVLEKIGEAQELRPDLRAAVVVNRAIRTRVAQATVEALANVDGVEHCPVQVGNRAAIAEAIAAGTGVTVTAGGSTAGLEIRRLATWLEDVIGIEPTEATHAA, encoded by the coding sequence ATGAGCAACCCAGCAGGAGCGATCGTCGCCGTCGTGTCCGAGAAGGGCGGGGTCGGGAAGAGCACCATCGCCGCCTCACTCGCGGCCCACTGGCACAACCTCGGACTCAAGGTCCTCGCGGTCGACCTCGACCCCCAAGGCACACTGCAGGACTGGGCCGCGATCGCGGAAGCGAACGGCGTCGATGGGCCAGCAGTGATCGGCATCGCGGATACGGTTCGAAGTGCCGTTCCCCCTCTGGCCCAGAGCCACGACATCACCGTACTCGACTGTCCCGGCCGAATGGGGCGCCGGCTCGCGGGCGCCCTCATGATCGCGGACTGCGCGGTGGTTCCCGTGCCGCCCGGCGCGCCCGACGCGTGGGCGTTGGGGCGAGTGCTCGAGAAGATCGGCGAGGCTCAGGAGCTCCGGCCCGACCTTCGGGCCGCCGTGGTGGTGAACCGCGCGATTCGCACGCGCGTGGCGCAAGCGACGGTCGAGGCGCTCGCCAACGTCGATGGCGTCGAGCACTGCCCGGTGCAGGTCGGGAATCGAGCGGCTATCGCCGAGGCGATCGCCGCGGGAACGGGCGTCACCGTCACCGCGGGCGGCAGCACGGCAGGCCTCGAGATCCGACGGCTCGCGACCTGGTTGGAGGACGTCATCGGCATTGAACCCACGGAGGCCACCCATGCCGCGTAA